Proteins from a single region of Trichoderma asperellum chromosome 3, complete sequence:
- a CDS encoding uncharacterized protein (EggNog:ENOG41), whose product MIVLPRPIMLPNLGAPSAHSTNIESSGSRFVHHYHPYRNHQHHHSQPHNRHHQSQPQMSRLHQHRREFSHPHAHRHDSPPQRQEQQPQQQPQQRQYHSPQPQQALPHRQHLRIMPSLIERLPPEVQKTVFSYLDYEALIHLSTMNRYFHRIIDPQRMADPADKAQFIMRAAKDFPQHRPSEKGHDYKPGNFECYICFRVRSPEHFDMLQPQSVYVDIHSHIVRDREPDPRSDRLIMLRRFCISCGVDTGIHAPFDCLTTRTGRDLWVCRCRKVWSKPLCLRCPDCQGDCPLRPRRKLGVDRA is encoded by the coding sequence ATGCTTCCGAATCTGGGAGCTCCTAGTGCTCACAGCACAAATATTGAGTCTTCTGGCTCACGATTCGTCCACCACTATCATCCTTACCGCAaccatcaacatcaccacAGTCAACCTCACAACCGCCATCATCAAAGTCAGCCTCAAATGAGCCGTCTGCACCAGCACCGACGTGAATTCAGTCACCCACATGCACACCGACATGACAGTCCGCCTCAAAGGCAAGAGCAACAACCGCAGCAACAACCACAGCAACGGCAGTATCATTCCCCGCAACCTCAACAAGCCCTTCCCCATCGGCAGCATTTACGAATCATGCCGTCCCTGATCGAGCGTCTACCACCAGAGGTCCAAAAGACTGTCTTTTCCTACCTGGACTACGAAGCCCTCATCCATCTGTCCACCATGAATCGATATTTTCATCGGATTATAGACCCTCAGAGGATGGCCGATCCAGCAGACAAAGCACAGTTTATCATGAGAGCGGCGAAAGACTTCCCTCAGCATCGCCCTAGTGAGAAGGGGCATGACTACAAGCCTGGAAACTTTGAGTGCTACATTTGCTTCCGTGTGCGATCGCCAGAGCATTTTGACATGCTGCAACCCCAGTCCGTCTATGTCGATATTCACAGCCACATCGTCCGTGACCGAGAGCCGGACCCGCGGTCGGATAGACTCATCATGCTTCGACGGTTCTGCATCTCTTGCGGCGTGGACACAGGCATCCATGCTCCGTTCGACTGTCTCACTACACGGACGGGGCGCGATCTTTGGGTCTGCAGATGCAGGAAAGTGTGGTCCAAGCCGCTCTGCCTGCGGTGCCCTGACTGTCAGGGAGACTGTCCTCTCCGGCCAAGAAGGAAGTTGGGAGTTGATCGTGCATAA
- a CDS encoding uncharacterized protein (SECRETED:SignalP(1-19)): MIRWISSTALLIVPASVYAHQFAAYGGNQIPFWAHTDTAVDEIDLSTYDFSGTGTYAHVPYENCFVEDASSKPFDIAILGAPFDTAVTARPGARFGPNAIRSASQRKAYGYSIYTGRDPVHDWARVVDCFDAPLTWLDNRAALKTLDQAHRIISGRSTAHPDESTIPRIITLGGDHTTTLSALRSTHKRWGPVSVIHFDSHIDTWDPAVLGGGISDYAGLNHGTFLHIAHEEGLILNSSIHAGIRAPLTRRKADIRNDVRCGFEIITAREIDTNGTRAIIDRIRERVGDTSTYISVDIDVLDLAFAPATGTPEPGGWSTRELLTILAGLEGLNIIGGDVVEVAPAYDDNGEITAIAAVEVAHAILELLIAKAVKAPDNA, encoded by the exons ATGATTCGCTGGATCTCATCTACAGCGCTGCTTATAGTGCCTGCGAGCGTCTACGCTCATCAATTCGCGGCGTATGGTGGTAACCAGATCCCCTTCTGGGCTCACACCGACACTGCCGTTGACGAGATTGACTTGTCGACGTATGACTTCTCTGGCACAGGCACTTACGCACATGTCCCATATGAAAACTGCTTTGTCGAAGACGCCTCTTCGAAACCTTTTGACATTGCCATTTTGGGCGCACCGTTTGATACT GCCGTTACTGCAAGGCCGGGCGCGAGATTTGGGCCAAATGCTATCCGAAGTGCCAGCCAGCGTAAGGCATATGGATATAGCATCTACACGG GTCGTGATCCCGTCCATGACTGGGCCCGGGTTGTTGACTGTTTTGATGCCCCGTTGACCTGGCTTGACAACCGTGCTGCACTCAAGACACTTGATCAGGCTCACAGGATCATCTCTGGCCGATCAACTGCCCACCCCGATGAATCAACCATTCCAAGAATTATAACCTTGGGAGGGGACCACACAACGACTCTCTCTGCGTTGCGCTCCACGCATAAGCGATGGGGACCAGTTTCAGTGATTCACTTTGACAGCCATATCG ATACGTGGGACCCAGCGGTTCTAG GGGGTGGCATATCGGATTATGC AGGTCTAAATCATGGCACATTTTTACACATAGCTCATGAAGAA GGACTTATTCTCAATTCCTCAATCCATGCTGGTATCCGCGCTCCCTTGACGCGTCGAAAAGCCGATATCCGAAACGATGTGCGATGCGGGTTTGAGATTATCACGGCTCGGGAGATTGACACGAATGGAACCCGGGCCATAATTGATAGAATACGAGAACGGGTTGGTGATACCAGTACTTATATCAGCGTTGACATCGATGTATTGGACTTGGCGTTTGCACCCG CAACTGGCACTCCAGAGCCGGGCGGCTGGAGCACCCGCGAGCTGCTCACCATTCTAGCTGGGCTGGAAGGTTTGAACATCATTGGTGGTGATGTAGTGGAAGTAGCACCAGCATATGACGACAACGGCGAGATTACTGCAATTGCGGCTGTTGAGGTCGCACATGCTATTCTTGAGCTGCTGATTGCAAAGGCGGTCAAGGCGCCTGATAATGCATGA
- a CDS encoding uncharacterized protein (EggNog:ENOG41) — MVGAQRSNRCETCRRRKIKCDEAWPVCGQCKAKNRMCPARPALKVLDDGLKILRRHGATANLPGDSYAGSNLSLLDTSQLASLPGYKSHNSRHSRMHDSVPLSPSEQLCLTFIDSLQLNNFSYSLRVLEEFVWEVPRYLGNSKALDGAITCVLASQKQLLLNGDDGLTINAQLYNRALLSLRTALAGPHSCCSSDTLAATVMMHRIEALFGTLPNSNIKVHAAGLAALHQKRGPPDPDDKLAFQATVDSHLSVIQFALSQRKDCFLASDAWAAVLDRPNGRTNVQMVYYRLVRLMTVWPTLARENFQIRAGDSAVNPLIPLRRARDVLNKLSRIDHDMGGVIFRQSKITTKPSATTDGLVQMMFEVEDPLAAMLLCHLATFSIIVHRIALSIMQNTACENEELGGFEDRILYQSRRIWMLLDYSRSNKPLGLPIMTVALLFTYEPAKDPAARRAIVAALNDLDCGRLGNMPWCAERIGRATAALLGE, encoded by the exons ATGGTTGGAGCGCAGCGAAGCAACCGGTGTGAGACGTGCCGCCGGAGAAAGATCAAG TGCGATGAAGCCTGGCCGGTCTGCGGGCAATGCAAGGCCAAGAACCGCATGTGCCCTGCGAGACCCGCGCTCAAGGTGCTCGACGATGGTCTAAAGATTCTTCGCCGACACGGAGCCACTGCAAATCTTCCAGGCGATTCATATGCCGGAAGCAATCTCTCTTTGCTCGACACTTCTCAGCTCGCGTCTCTGCCGGGCTATAAGTCGCACAACTCCCGTCATTCCCGCATGCACGACTCGGTGCCTCTTTCGCCGTCGGAGCAGCTCTGCCTTACCTTCATCGACTCACTACAGCTCAACAACTTCTCGTACAGCCTCAGAGTGCTCGAGGAATTCGTTTGGGAGGTGCCCAGGTACCTCGGGAACAGCAAGGCCTTGGATGGTGCAATAACATGCGTGCTCGCATCGCAGAAGCAGTTGCTCCTAAACGGCGACGACGGCTTGACGATCAACGCGCAGCTGTATAACCGtgcgctgctgagcctgcGGACTGCCCTTGCTGGTCCGCACTCGTGTTGCTCTTCTGACACCTTGGCGGCAACGGTCATGATGCACCGGATCGAG GCCCTATTCGGTACTCTGCCCAACTCGAATATCAAAGTCCATGCTGCCGGGTTAGCTGCTCTACATCAGAAGAGGGGTCCTCCGGATCCAGACGATAAACTGGCGTTTCAAGCCACGGTGGACAGCCATCTTTCCGTT ATTCAGTTTGCTCTTTCTCAACGCAAGGactgcttcttggcctccGACGCCTGGGCAGCGGTGCTCGACAGACCAAACGGACGCACAAATGTCCAGATGGTCTACTACCGCCTAGTGAGACTGATGACCGTATGGCCCACGCTGGCTAGGGAAAACTTTCAAATTCGGGCAGGAGATTCGGCGGTTAATCCTCTTATTCCGTTGAGGAGGGCGCGGGATGTTCTTAACAAACTCTCTCGAATTGATCACGACATGGGCGGCGTCATCTTTCGCCAGAGCAAAATAACCACCAAACCGTCCGCAACTACAGATGGGCTTGTTCAGATGATGTTTGAAGTGGAGGACCCTCTGGCAGCTATGCTGCTGTGTCATCTCGCTACGTTTAGCATTATTGTACACCGCATAGCCCTGTCGATAATGCAAAATACGGCTTGTGAAAACGAAGAGCTGGGAGGGTTTGAAGATCGGATCCTGTATCAGAGCCGCCGCATCTGGATGCTCCTCGATTATAGTCGTTCCAACAAGCCACTGGGCTTACCCATTATGACAGTGGCTCTCTTGTTCACGTATGAGCCAGCCAAGGATCCGGCAGCGCGCAGAGCGATTGTTGCGGCGTTGAACGACCTGGATTGTGGCCGGCTTGGAAACATGCCGTGGTGCGCCGAGAGGATTGGCCGCGCGACGGCAGCACTTTTAGGCGAGTAA